The following are encoded together in the Penaeus chinensis breed Huanghai No. 1 chromosome 20, ASM1920278v2, whole genome shotgun sequence genome:
- the LOC125035893 gene encoding uncharacterized protein LOC125035893 — MVTGKVKGYDHLDFKDAEDYGSVGGLAVMSSVPTNRVLTAPSRATTCTENGKLGARLSVRRKKSRVVQLVPENQRRILNQSRPRYRSPQRESHPYDDVHSVAARESGPYDEVLYRPDVSHNPRCESQQYDDVFHRSARGNEVSYSPRREHQVSGDVFHSSARRNEVSYSPRREHQVYDDVCSSPLQRAAFLPPRVDKNSCYRVRSSNERQSRECIRHYRDYYNIDLVREPTGSSKISQVHGRASRSHVRESTGYVTPNAIAQWQVAAFREELARERSESIRKNSMQRSVRKYTFQSRFAKT; from the exons ATGGTGACGGGAAAGGTCAAAGGATATGATCATCTCGACTTTAAAGATGCAGAAGATTATGGCAGCGTTGGTGGTTTGGCAGTGATga GCAGTGTTCCGACAAACCGAGTCTTAACGGCGCCATCACGAGCAACAACTTGCACTGAAAATGGTAAGCTT GGAGCGAGGCTGAGCGTCCGCCGCAAGAAGAGCCGCGTCGTGCAGCTGGTCCCGGAAAATCAAAGACGTATCCTGAACCAAAGCCGACCCCGCTACCGCAGTCCACAGCGGGAGAGCCATCCGTACGATGATGTCCACAGCGTTGCAGCCCGGGAGAGCGGTCCTTACGACGAAGTCCTCTACAGGCCTGACGTCTCTCACAACCCGAGATGCGAGAGCCAGCAGTACGACGACGTCTTCCATAGGTCTGCCCGCGGAAACGAAGTCAGCTACAGCCCGAGACGTGAGCATCAGGTGTCCGGCGACGTCTTTCACAGTTCTGCCCGCAGAAACGAAGTCAGCTACAGCCCGAGACGTGAGCATCAGGTGTACGACGACGTCTGCAGCAGCCCTCTGCAACGCGCCGCCTTTTTACCCCCACGTGTTGACAAAAACTCTTGTTATAGGGTTCGTTCCAGCAACGAACGACAAAGCCGGGAGTGCATCAGGCATTACCGCGACTACTACAACATAGACTTAGTAAGAGAACCAACAGGTTCTTCGAAAATTTCCCAGGTCCACGGCAGAGCGTCTCGCTCTCATGTACGGGAATCAACTGGTTACGTGACGCCGAACGCAATTGCGCAATGGCAGGTAGCGGCGTTCAGGGAGGAGCTcgcgagggagaggagcgaaagCATCAGGAAAAACAGCATGCAGCGCTCAGTGAGGAAGTACACCTTCCAGAGCCGTTTCGCAAAAACTTAG